In Alicyclobacillus macrosporangiidus CPP55, a single window of DNA contains:
- the mreC gene encoding rod shape-determining protein MreC, which produces MSRLLTNRRLFILLAALILVSVFAGLTLRGRVATWPERALMDVQNAIAGIIYRPAAKLTAFLQGIHDLRDMYAENAALKAQLQNYSALVAKVTDLEAENARLKQMLGYKQGAGARFRLIPAEVIGRDPGQWNSGMTINVGRSAGVTSDMAVVSPDGSLVGRVAQVADNSAKVVLITDTRVGDGVSARVQSQGSEQPFGIVVGSASGTGRLDMTFLSPVAQIREGDTVVTSGLSDIFPAGIVIGTVEQIHTGVQGLTQSALVKPAADLDYLQEVFVIARTGGKS; this is translated from the coding sequence GTGTCCCGATTGTTGACGAACCGTCGATTGTTTATCCTGTTGGCCGCGCTGATCCTGGTGTCGGTGTTTGCTGGGTTGACGTTGCGCGGCCGCGTCGCCACCTGGCCGGAACGCGCCCTGATGGACGTGCAGAACGCCATCGCCGGAATCATCTACCGGCCGGCCGCCAAGCTCACCGCATTTCTGCAGGGCATCCACGATCTGCGCGACATGTACGCCGAGAACGCCGCGCTCAAAGCGCAGCTGCAGAATTACAGTGCATTGGTCGCCAAAGTGACCGACCTCGAGGCGGAGAACGCGCGCCTCAAACAGATGCTCGGGTACAAGCAGGGGGCCGGCGCGCGTTTTCGCTTGATTCCGGCCGAGGTCATCGGGCGGGATCCCGGGCAGTGGAACAGCGGCATGACCATCAATGTAGGGCGATCCGCCGGTGTCACGAGCGACATGGCGGTGGTGTCGCCGGACGGCAGCCTTGTGGGCCGCGTGGCGCAGGTGGCGGACAACAGCGCGAAAGTGGTTCTCATCACCGATACCCGCGTCGGGGACGGGGTTTCCGCGCGCGTACAGTCCCAGGGTTCGGAGCAACCCTTCGGCATCGTGGTCGGGTCGGCCTCGGGCACCGGGCGCTTGGACATGACCTTTCTTTCGCCGGTTGCCCAGATCCGTGAAGGGGACACAGTGGTGACTTCTGGATTGAGTGACATCTTTCCGGCGGGCATCGTGATCGGCACGGTGGAGCAGATCCACACGGGCGTGCAGGGCCTGACCCAGTCCGCGCTGGTGAAGCCGGCCGCCGACCTCGATTATCTCCAAGAGGTGTTTGTCATCGCCCGCACGGGGGGCAAGTCATGA
- the mreD gene encoding rod shape-determining protein MreD, with protein MRNAIAFSLLWLALILQSTWFQIPPLHEIQPDFVLVVLTVAALTRGPRPALVMGVLIGVIQDANYGSFLGLYAFAYGVVGYFSAVFFSQFLQRNVALTFVVTVCATFLFEWLTYGMTRLFGVTAYTWRVALALTLQQMIIDGVTLLVLYPILVRWMSDRPRRGFAASEDETP; from the coding sequence ATGAGAAACGCCATCGCCTTCTCCCTCCTTTGGCTGGCGCTGATCCTGCAGTCCACCTGGTTTCAAATCCCGCCGCTCCACGAAATTCAGCCGGACTTTGTGTTGGTCGTGCTGACGGTGGCTGCCCTCACCCGCGGTCCGCGGCCGGCCCTGGTGATGGGGGTGCTCATCGGAGTCATTCAAGACGCAAACTACGGATCCTTCCTCGGCCTTTACGCTTTCGCGTACGGAGTGGTCGGATACTTCTCTGCGGTGTTTTTCTCTCAGTTTCTTCAGCGGAACGTGGCGCTGACGTTCGTGGTGACGGTGTGCGCCACGTTCTTGTTCGAGTGGCTGACGTACGGCATGACGCGCCTGTTCGGTGTCACGGCGTACACCTGGCGGGTGGCCTTGGCGCTCACTCTGCAGCAGATGATCATCGACGGCGTGACGCTGTTGGTGCTGTATCCCATCCTGGTGCGGTGGATGTCCGACCGGCCGCGCCGCGGATTCGCCGCGTCGGAGGACGAAACTCCGTAA